One window of the Eucalyptus grandis isolate ANBG69807.140 chromosome 8, ASM1654582v1, whole genome shotgun sequence genome contains the following:
- the LOC104415966 gene encoding uncharacterized protein At1g10890, whose protein sequence is MARSISRSPSHRRRRSRSPVSHRHSRRSRRERSRSPYTNSHSSRRSRSGSSRRRRSRSSSYRRRKSRSPTPRRHRRQRSPSSSLSPPPKSLSPSPAPAEPPVVTEKLKREEDEKKRLQHEAELKLLEEETAKRLEEEIRKNVEEKLNSEEVKLEIERRTEEARKKLFGDVAAQLEKEKEAALMEARQKEAQARKEREELDRMLEENKRRVEESQRREALEQQRKEEERHRELELIQRQKEEAARRKKLEEEEERAKQMNLSGKNKSRPKVSFGS, encoded by the exons ATGGCGCGCAGCATCTCGCGGTCGCCGTCGCACCGGAGGAGGCGCTCCCGGTCGCCGGTGAGCCACCGCCACAGCCGCCGGAGCCGGCGAGAGAGGAGCCGCTCGCCCTATACCAATTCACACTCCAG TAGAAGGAGCCGTTCGGGTTCTTCGCGTCGCCGCAGAAGCCGTTCCTCATCCTATAGGCGGCGCAAAAGTCGGTCGCCGACGCCTAGGCGGCATAGGAGGCAGAGAAGTCCTAGCAGCTCGTTGTCTCCCCCACCCAAGTCTCTCAGTCCGAGTCCTGCACCGGCGGAGCCGCCGGTTGTCACTGAGAAGCTGAAGAGAGAAGAGGACGAGAAGAAAAG GCTTCAACACGAGGCAGAATTGAAGTTGTTGGAGGAGGAAACTGCTAAAAGACTGGAGGAAGAGATTCGGAAAAATGTAGAGGAGAAGTTGAACTCTGAGGAAGTTAAGTTAGAAATAGAGAGGCGGACAGAAGAAGCTCGGAAGAAATTGTTTGGAGACGTTGCAGCtcaacttgaaaaagaaaaggaagctgCTTTAATGGAGGCTAGACAAAAGGAA GCACAAGCTcgtaaagagagagaggagcttgACCGGATGCTAGAAGAGAACAAGAGGAGGGTGGAAGAGTCGCAGAGAAGGGAGGCTTTGGAGCAACaacggaaggaggaggagcggcATCGTGAATTGGAGCTAATTCAAAGGCAGAAGGAAGAAGCTGCTcgaagaaaaaagttggaagaggaagaagaacgaGCAAAGCAAATGAACTTGTCTGGTAAAAACAAGTCTCGGCCAAAAGTGTCATTCGGTTCATGA
- the LOC104415965 gene encoding probable LRR receptor-like serine/threonine-protein kinase At5g63710 isoform X1 has product MHHVLLHLPTLLPYLDTCWVTKVMGASELSKGGKKLLAEILEAKGHHMWGTFLHHHAYLKQIIFSFIVLILLSDSHSTNGPDIEGDALIEVLDSLNDTNHVITDWDHGFVSPCFSWSHVSCPYGHVNMLSLDSIGFSGTLSPKITQLKYLVNLALQNNNLSGALPDFLGNMVHLQNLNLANNKFNGTIPASWGQLSNLKHLDLSSNNLTGKIPMQLFSVPTYNFSGTNLICGSRLGRPCVKSALPEQLAASTGKSKLGVAVASAGGGAFVLLCLGAIYAYWCHEMHKSKHDRFVDVAGEDDRKISFAQVRRFSWREIELATDNFSENNIIGQGGFGKVYRGVLSDNTKVAVKRLSDHNSPGGETAFVREVELISVAVHRNLLRLIGFCTTFSERILVYPYMKNLSVAYHLRDLKPGEKALAWPTRKRIAFGAAHGLEYLHEHCNPKIIHRDLKAANILLDDDFEAVLGDFGLAKLVETNVTHVTTLIRGTMGHIAPEYLSTGKSSEKTDVFGYGITLLELVTGQRAIDFSRLEEEEDVLLLDHSKKLLRENRLQDMVDRNLLIYDVEEVETIIQVALLCTQGNPEDRPTMAEVVNMLQGDGLSERWARWERHEEERNKQSLFMSHLFPWAEDTTQLDAIQLSKAR; this is encoded by the exons AATTATCGAAAGGAGGCAAGAAGTTGCTAGCTGAAATTCTGGAAGCTAAAGGCCATCATATGTGGGGAACTTTTCTGCATCATCATGCTTATTTAAAGcaaatcattttctcttttatagtCCTCATCTTGTTAAGCGACAGCCATTCAACCAATGGACCTGACATTGAAG GTGATGCTCTCATCGAAGTCCTTGATAGCCTCAATGATACTAATCACGTCATAACTGATTGGGATCACGGCTTTGTGAGCCCATGCTTCAGTTGGTCCCATGTCAGCTGTCCGTATGGACATGTCAATATGCT GAGCCTCGACTCAATTGGATTTTCTGGAACTCTCTCTCCTAAAATTACCCAGCTAAAGTATTTGGTCAACTT GGCGTTACAGAACAATAACTTGTCTGGTGCGCTACCTGATTTCCTGGGTAACATGGTGCACCTGCAGAATCTAAATCTGGCAAATAACAAGTTCAATGGAACTATACCTGCCTCTTGGGGTCAACTTTCCAATCTAAAGCATTT GGATCTTTCGTCCAATAACTTGACAGGAAAGATCCCCATGCAACTCTTCTCGGTTCCAACATACAA TTTCTCCGGAACAAATCTCATTTGTGGCTCTCGCTTGGGTCGACCTTGTGTAAAGTCAGCACTTCCAG AACAATTGGCAGCTTCAACTGGCAAGTCAAAACTTGGAGTTGCTGTAGCTTCTGCCGGTGGTGGTGCATTCGTACTTTTGTGTCTGGGGGCTATCTATGCATACTGGTGCCATGAAATGCACAAGTCCAAACATGACCGGTTTGTGGATGTAGCAG GTGAAGATGACcgaaaaatttcttttgctcAAGTGAGGAGATTTTCTTGGCGTGAAATTGAACTTGCTACCGATAATTTCAGTGAAAACAACATAATTGGACAAGGAGGCTTTGGCAAAGTTTACAGAGGTGTTCTCTCAGACAATACAAAGGTTGCTGTTAAAAGACTTTCCGATCATAACAGTCCTGGTGGAGAGACTGCATTCGTGAGGGAAGTCGAGCTTATAAGCGTTGCAGTTCACCGTAACCTTCTTCGTTTGATTGGTTTCTGTACGACCTTCTCGGAGAGGATACTTGTTTATCcctacatgaaaaatcttagcGTTGCATACCACCTGAGAG ATTTAAAACCAGGAGAAAAAGCACTGGCCTGGCCAACGAGGAAGCGCATAGCTTTTGGAGCAGCTCATGGTCTGGAGTATCTTCATGAACATTGTAATCCTAAAATTATACATCGCGATCTAAAAGCTGCCAATATCCTCTTGGATGATGATTTCGAAGCGGTTCTTGGTGATTTTGGGCTGGCTAAGCTGGTCGAGACAAATGTGACTCATGTGACTACACTAATAAGAGGTACAATGGGTCACATTGCTCCAGAGTACTTGTCCACTGGAAAGTCATCAGAGAAGACGGATGTTTTTGGCTATGGTATAACACTTCTTGAACTCGTAACTGGTCAACGTGCGATCGACTTTTCTCGgctcgaggaggaggaggatgttCTTTTGCTTGATCAC AGCAAGAAGCTGCTGAGAGAAAACAGGCTACAAGACATGGTAGATCGCAATCTGTTGATATATGATGTGGAAGAAGTCGAGACCATCATCCAGGTGGCATTGCTTTGTACACAAGGGAACCCTGAAGACCGTCCCACGATGGCAGAAGTTGTAAATATGCTTCAAGGGGACGGTCTATCAGAGAGATGGGCTCGGTGGGAACGACATGAAGAGGAAAGGAACAAGCAATCCTTGTTCATGTCTCACCTCTTCCCTTGGGCTGAAGACACCACTCAACTTGATGCCATTCAATTGTCGAAAGCAAGGTAA
- the LOC104415965 gene encoding probable LRR receptor-like serine/threonine-protein kinase At5g63710 isoform X2, with protein sequence MHHVLLHLPTLLPYLDTCWVTKVMGASELSKGGKKLLAEILEAKGHHMWGTFLHHHAYLKQIIFSFIVLILLSDSHSTNGPDIEGDALIEVLDSLNDTNHVITDWDHGFVSPCFSWSHVSCPYGHVNMLSLDSIGFSGTLSPKITQLKYLVNLALQNNNLSGALPDFLGNMVHLQNLNLANNKFNGTIPASWGQLSNLKHLDLSSNNLTGKIPMQLFSVPTYNFSGTNLICGSRLGRPCVKSALPASTGKSKLGVAVASAGGGAFVLLCLGAIYAYWCHEMHKSKHDRFVDVAGEDDRKISFAQVRRFSWREIELATDNFSENNIIGQGGFGKVYRGVLSDNTKVAVKRLSDHNSPGGETAFVREVELISVAVHRNLLRLIGFCTTFSERILVYPYMKNLSVAYHLRDLKPGEKALAWPTRKRIAFGAAHGLEYLHEHCNPKIIHRDLKAANILLDDDFEAVLGDFGLAKLVETNVTHVTTLIRGTMGHIAPEYLSTGKSSEKTDVFGYGITLLELVTGQRAIDFSRLEEEEDVLLLDHSKKLLRENRLQDMVDRNLLIYDVEEVETIIQVALLCTQGNPEDRPTMAEVVNMLQGDGLSERWARWERHEEERNKQSLFMSHLFPWAEDTTQLDAIQLSKAR encoded by the exons AATTATCGAAAGGAGGCAAGAAGTTGCTAGCTGAAATTCTGGAAGCTAAAGGCCATCATATGTGGGGAACTTTTCTGCATCATCATGCTTATTTAAAGcaaatcattttctcttttatagtCCTCATCTTGTTAAGCGACAGCCATTCAACCAATGGACCTGACATTGAAG GTGATGCTCTCATCGAAGTCCTTGATAGCCTCAATGATACTAATCACGTCATAACTGATTGGGATCACGGCTTTGTGAGCCCATGCTTCAGTTGGTCCCATGTCAGCTGTCCGTATGGACATGTCAATATGCT GAGCCTCGACTCAATTGGATTTTCTGGAACTCTCTCTCCTAAAATTACCCAGCTAAAGTATTTGGTCAACTT GGCGTTACAGAACAATAACTTGTCTGGTGCGCTACCTGATTTCCTGGGTAACATGGTGCACCTGCAGAATCTAAATCTGGCAAATAACAAGTTCAATGGAACTATACCTGCCTCTTGGGGTCAACTTTCCAATCTAAAGCATTT GGATCTTTCGTCCAATAACTTGACAGGAAAGATCCCCATGCAACTCTTCTCGGTTCCAACATACAA TTTCTCCGGAACAAATCTCATTTGTGGCTCTCGCTTGGGTCGACCTTGTGTAAAGTCAGCACTTCCAG CTTCAACTGGCAAGTCAAAACTTGGAGTTGCTGTAGCTTCTGCCGGTGGTGGTGCATTCGTACTTTTGTGTCTGGGGGCTATCTATGCATACTGGTGCCATGAAATGCACAAGTCCAAACATGACCGGTTTGTGGATGTAGCAG GTGAAGATGACcgaaaaatttcttttgctcAAGTGAGGAGATTTTCTTGGCGTGAAATTGAACTTGCTACCGATAATTTCAGTGAAAACAACATAATTGGACAAGGAGGCTTTGGCAAAGTTTACAGAGGTGTTCTCTCAGACAATACAAAGGTTGCTGTTAAAAGACTTTCCGATCATAACAGTCCTGGTGGAGAGACTGCATTCGTGAGGGAAGTCGAGCTTATAAGCGTTGCAGTTCACCGTAACCTTCTTCGTTTGATTGGTTTCTGTACGACCTTCTCGGAGAGGATACTTGTTTATCcctacatgaaaaatcttagcGTTGCATACCACCTGAGAG ATTTAAAACCAGGAGAAAAAGCACTGGCCTGGCCAACGAGGAAGCGCATAGCTTTTGGAGCAGCTCATGGTCTGGAGTATCTTCATGAACATTGTAATCCTAAAATTATACATCGCGATCTAAAAGCTGCCAATATCCTCTTGGATGATGATTTCGAAGCGGTTCTTGGTGATTTTGGGCTGGCTAAGCTGGTCGAGACAAATGTGACTCATGTGACTACACTAATAAGAGGTACAATGGGTCACATTGCTCCAGAGTACTTGTCCACTGGAAAGTCATCAGAGAAGACGGATGTTTTTGGCTATGGTATAACACTTCTTGAACTCGTAACTGGTCAACGTGCGATCGACTTTTCTCGgctcgaggaggaggaggatgttCTTTTGCTTGATCAC AGCAAGAAGCTGCTGAGAGAAAACAGGCTACAAGACATGGTAGATCGCAATCTGTTGATATATGATGTGGAAGAAGTCGAGACCATCATCCAGGTGGCATTGCTTTGTACACAAGGGAACCCTGAAGACCGTCCCACGATGGCAGAAGTTGTAAATATGCTTCAAGGGGACGGTCTATCAGAGAGATGGGCTCGGTGGGAACGACATGAAGAGGAAAGGAACAAGCAATCCTTGTTCATGTCTCACCTCTTCCCTTGGGCTGAAGACACCACTCAACTTGATGCCATTCAATTGTCGAAAGCAAGGTAA
- the LOC104415965 gene encoding probable LRR receptor-like serine/threonine-protein kinase At5g63710 isoform X3, with the protein MWGTFLHHHAYLKQIIFSFIVLILLSDSHSTNGPDIEGDALIEVLDSLNDTNHVITDWDHGFVSPCFSWSHVSCPYGHVNMLSLDSIGFSGTLSPKITQLKYLVNLALQNNNLSGALPDFLGNMVHLQNLNLANNKFNGTIPASWGQLSNLKHLDLSSNNLTGKIPMQLFSVPTYNFSGTNLICGSRLGRPCVKSALPEQLAASTGKSKLGVAVASAGGGAFVLLCLGAIYAYWCHEMHKSKHDRFVDVAGEDDRKISFAQVRRFSWREIELATDNFSENNIIGQGGFGKVYRGVLSDNTKVAVKRLSDHNSPGGETAFVREVELISVAVHRNLLRLIGFCTTFSERILVYPYMKNLSVAYHLRDLKPGEKALAWPTRKRIAFGAAHGLEYLHEHCNPKIIHRDLKAANILLDDDFEAVLGDFGLAKLVETNVTHVTTLIRGTMGHIAPEYLSTGKSSEKTDVFGYGITLLELVTGQRAIDFSRLEEEEDVLLLDHSKKLLRENRLQDMVDRNLLIYDVEEVETIIQVALLCTQGNPEDRPTMAEVVNMLQGDGLSERWARWERHEEERNKQSLFMSHLFPWAEDTTQLDAIQLSKAR; encoded by the exons ATGTGGGGAACTTTTCTGCATCATCATGCTTATTTAAAGcaaatcattttctcttttatagtCCTCATCTTGTTAAGCGACAGCCATTCAACCAATGGACCTGACATTGAAG GTGATGCTCTCATCGAAGTCCTTGATAGCCTCAATGATACTAATCACGTCATAACTGATTGGGATCACGGCTTTGTGAGCCCATGCTTCAGTTGGTCCCATGTCAGCTGTCCGTATGGACATGTCAATATGCT GAGCCTCGACTCAATTGGATTTTCTGGAACTCTCTCTCCTAAAATTACCCAGCTAAAGTATTTGGTCAACTT GGCGTTACAGAACAATAACTTGTCTGGTGCGCTACCTGATTTCCTGGGTAACATGGTGCACCTGCAGAATCTAAATCTGGCAAATAACAAGTTCAATGGAACTATACCTGCCTCTTGGGGTCAACTTTCCAATCTAAAGCATTT GGATCTTTCGTCCAATAACTTGACAGGAAAGATCCCCATGCAACTCTTCTCGGTTCCAACATACAA TTTCTCCGGAACAAATCTCATTTGTGGCTCTCGCTTGGGTCGACCTTGTGTAAAGTCAGCACTTCCAG AACAATTGGCAGCTTCAACTGGCAAGTCAAAACTTGGAGTTGCTGTAGCTTCTGCCGGTGGTGGTGCATTCGTACTTTTGTGTCTGGGGGCTATCTATGCATACTGGTGCCATGAAATGCACAAGTCCAAACATGACCGGTTTGTGGATGTAGCAG GTGAAGATGACcgaaaaatttcttttgctcAAGTGAGGAGATTTTCTTGGCGTGAAATTGAACTTGCTACCGATAATTTCAGTGAAAACAACATAATTGGACAAGGAGGCTTTGGCAAAGTTTACAGAGGTGTTCTCTCAGACAATACAAAGGTTGCTGTTAAAAGACTTTCCGATCATAACAGTCCTGGTGGAGAGACTGCATTCGTGAGGGAAGTCGAGCTTATAAGCGTTGCAGTTCACCGTAACCTTCTTCGTTTGATTGGTTTCTGTACGACCTTCTCGGAGAGGATACTTGTTTATCcctacatgaaaaatcttagcGTTGCATACCACCTGAGAG ATTTAAAACCAGGAGAAAAAGCACTGGCCTGGCCAACGAGGAAGCGCATAGCTTTTGGAGCAGCTCATGGTCTGGAGTATCTTCATGAACATTGTAATCCTAAAATTATACATCGCGATCTAAAAGCTGCCAATATCCTCTTGGATGATGATTTCGAAGCGGTTCTTGGTGATTTTGGGCTGGCTAAGCTGGTCGAGACAAATGTGACTCATGTGACTACACTAATAAGAGGTACAATGGGTCACATTGCTCCAGAGTACTTGTCCACTGGAAAGTCATCAGAGAAGACGGATGTTTTTGGCTATGGTATAACACTTCTTGAACTCGTAACTGGTCAACGTGCGATCGACTTTTCTCGgctcgaggaggaggaggatgttCTTTTGCTTGATCAC AGCAAGAAGCTGCTGAGAGAAAACAGGCTACAAGACATGGTAGATCGCAATCTGTTGATATATGATGTGGAAGAAGTCGAGACCATCATCCAGGTGGCATTGCTTTGTACACAAGGGAACCCTGAAGACCGTCCCACGATGGCAGAAGTTGTAAATATGCTTCAAGGGGACGGTCTATCAGAGAGATGGGCTCGGTGGGAACGACATGAAGAGGAAAGGAACAAGCAATCCTTGTTCATGTCTCACCTCTTCCCTTGGGCTGAAGACACCACTCAACTTGATGCCATTCAATTGTCGAAAGCAAGGTAA
- the LOC104415965 gene encoding probable LRR receptor-like serine/threonine-protein kinase At5g63710 isoform X4: MHHVLLHLPTLLPYLDTCWVTKVMGASELSKGGKKLLAEILEAKGHHMWGTFLHHHAYLKQIIFSFIVLILLSDSHSTNGPDIEGDALIEVLDSLNDTNHVITDWDHGFVSPCFSWSHVSCPYGHVNMLSLDSIGFSGTLSPKITQLKYLVNLALQNNNLSGALPDFLGNMVHLQNLNLANNKFNGTIPASWGQLSNLKHLDLSSNNLTGKIPMQLFSVPTYNFSGTNLICGSRLGRPCVKSALPEQLAASTGKSKLGVAVASAGGGAFVLLCLGAIYAYWCHEMHKSKHDRFVDVAGEDDRKISFAQVRRFSWREIELATDNFSENNIIGQGGFGKVYRGVLSDNTKVAVKRLSDHNSPGGETAFVREVELISVAVHRNLLRLIGFCTTFSERILVYPYMKNLSVAYHLRDLKPGEKALAWPTRKRIAFGAAHGLEYLHEHCNPKIIHRDLKAANILLDDDFEAVLGDFGLAKLVETNVTHVTTLIRGTMGHIAPEYLSTGKSSEKTDVFGYGITLLELVTGQRAIDFSRLEEEEDVLLLDHAWHVEFWKGSHQIYFLRTRRQKYQDKF; the protein is encoded by the exons AATTATCGAAAGGAGGCAAGAAGTTGCTAGCTGAAATTCTGGAAGCTAAAGGCCATCATATGTGGGGAACTTTTCTGCATCATCATGCTTATTTAAAGcaaatcattttctcttttatagtCCTCATCTTGTTAAGCGACAGCCATTCAACCAATGGACCTGACATTGAAG GTGATGCTCTCATCGAAGTCCTTGATAGCCTCAATGATACTAATCACGTCATAACTGATTGGGATCACGGCTTTGTGAGCCCATGCTTCAGTTGGTCCCATGTCAGCTGTCCGTATGGACATGTCAATATGCT GAGCCTCGACTCAATTGGATTTTCTGGAACTCTCTCTCCTAAAATTACCCAGCTAAAGTATTTGGTCAACTT GGCGTTACAGAACAATAACTTGTCTGGTGCGCTACCTGATTTCCTGGGTAACATGGTGCACCTGCAGAATCTAAATCTGGCAAATAACAAGTTCAATGGAACTATACCTGCCTCTTGGGGTCAACTTTCCAATCTAAAGCATTT GGATCTTTCGTCCAATAACTTGACAGGAAAGATCCCCATGCAACTCTTCTCGGTTCCAACATACAA TTTCTCCGGAACAAATCTCATTTGTGGCTCTCGCTTGGGTCGACCTTGTGTAAAGTCAGCACTTCCAG AACAATTGGCAGCTTCAACTGGCAAGTCAAAACTTGGAGTTGCTGTAGCTTCTGCCGGTGGTGGTGCATTCGTACTTTTGTGTCTGGGGGCTATCTATGCATACTGGTGCCATGAAATGCACAAGTCCAAACATGACCGGTTTGTGGATGTAGCAG GTGAAGATGACcgaaaaatttcttttgctcAAGTGAGGAGATTTTCTTGGCGTGAAATTGAACTTGCTACCGATAATTTCAGTGAAAACAACATAATTGGACAAGGAGGCTTTGGCAAAGTTTACAGAGGTGTTCTCTCAGACAATACAAAGGTTGCTGTTAAAAGACTTTCCGATCATAACAGTCCTGGTGGAGAGACTGCATTCGTGAGGGAAGTCGAGCTTATAAGCGTTGCAGTTCACCGTAACCTTCTTCGTTTGATTGGTTTCTGTACGACCTTCTCGGAGAGGATACTTGTTTATCcctacatgaaaaatcttagcGTTGCATACCACCTGAGAG ATTTAAAACCAGGAGAAAAAGCACTGGCCTGGCCAACGAGGAAGCGCATAGCTTTTGGAGCAGCTCATGGTCTGGAGTATCTTCATGAACATTGTAATCCTAAAATTATACATCGCGATCTAAAAGCTGCCAATATCCTCTTGGATGATGATTTCGAAGCGGTTCTTGGTGATTTTGGGCTGGCTAAGCTGGTCGAGACAAATGTGACTCATGTGACTACACTAATAAGAGGTACAATGGGTCACATTGCTCCAGAGTACTTGTCCACTGGAAAGTCATCAGAGAAGACGGATGTTTTTGGCTATGGTATAACACTTCTTGAACTCGTAACTGGTCAACGTGCGATCGACTTTTCTCGgctcgaggaggaggaggatgttCTTTTGCTTGATCAC GCATGGCATGTTGAATTCTGGAAGGGATCgcatcaaatatattttttaagaacTCGAAGGCAGAAATATCAAGACAAGTTTTGA